A single genomic interval of Symphalangus syndactylus isolate Jambi chromosome 18, NHGRI_mSymSyn1-v2.1_pri, whole genome shotgun sequence harbors:
- the GCNT4 gene encoding beta-1,3-galactosyl-O-glycosyl-glycoprotein beta-1,6-N-acetylglucosaminyltransferase 4 — protein sequence MKIFKCYCKHTLQQKVFILFLTLWLLSLLKLLNVRRLFPQKDIYLVEYSLSTSPFVRNRYTHVKDEVRYEVNCSGIYEQEPLEIGKSLEIRRRDIIDLEDDDVVAMTSDCDIYQTLRGYAQKLVSKEEKSFPIAYSLVVHKDAIMVERLIHAIYNQHNIYCIHYDRKAPDTFKVAMNNLAKCFSNIFIASKLEAVEYAHISRLQADLNCLSDLLKSSVQWKYVINLCGQDFPLKSNFELVSELKKLNGANMLETVKPPNSKLERFTYHHELRRVPYEYVKLPIRTNISKEAPPHNIQIFVGSAYFVLSQAFVKYIFNNSVIQDFFAWSKDTYSPDEHFWATLIRVPGIPGEISRSAQDVSDLQSKTRLVKWNYYEGFFYPGCTGSHLRSVCIYGAAELRWLIKDGHWFANKFDSKVDPILIKCLAEKLEEQQRNWITLSSEKLFMDRNLTTTS from the coding sequence ATGAAGATATTCAAATGTTACTGTAAACATACCCTGCAGCAGAAAGTTTTCATCCTGTTTTTAACCCTATGGCTGCTCTCCTTATTAAAGCTTCTAAATGTGAGACGACTCTTTCCGCAAAAAGACATTTACTTGGTTGAGTACTCCCTAAGTACCTCGCCTTTTGTAAGAAACAGATACACTCACGTTAAGGATGAAGTCAGGTATGAAGTTAACTGTTCGGGTATCTATGAACAGGAGCCTTTGGAAATTGGCAAGAGTCTGGAAATAAGAAGAAGGGACATCATTGACTTGGAGGATGATGACGTTGTGGCAATGACCAGTGATTGTGACATTTATCAGACTCTAAGAGGTTATGCTCAAAAGCTTGTCTCAAAGGAGGAGAAAAGCTTCCCAATAGCCTATTCTTTGGTTGTCCACAAAGATGCAATTATGGTTGAAAGGCTTATCCATGCTATATACAACCAGCACAACATTTACTGCATCCATTATGATCGTAAGGCACCTGATACTTTCAAAGTTGCCATGAACAATTTAGCTAAGTGCTTCTCCAATATTTTCATTGCTTCCAAACTAGAGGCTGTGGAATATGCCCACATTTCCAGACTCCAAGCTGATTTAAATTGCTTGTCGGACCTTCTAAAGTCTTCAGTCCAGTGGAAATATGTTATCAACTTGTGTGGGCAAGATTTTCCCCTGAAGTCAAATTTTGAATTAGTGTCAGAGTTGAAAAAACTCAATGGAGCAAATATGTTGGAGACGGTGAAGCCCCCAAACAGTAAATTGGAAAGATTCACTTACCATCATGAACTTAGACGGGTGCCTTATGAATATGTGAAACTACCAATAAGGACAAACATCTCCAAGGAAGCACCCCCCCATAACATTCAGATATTTGTTGGCAgtgcttattttgttttaagtCAAGCATtcgttaaatatattttcaacaaCTCCGTCATTCAAGACTTTTTTGCCTGGTCTAAAGACACATACTCTCCTGATGAGCACTTTTGGGCTACCTTGATTCGGGTTCCAGGAATACCTGGGGAGATTTCCAGATCAGCCCAGGATGTGTCTGATCTGCAGAGTAAGACCCGCCTTGTCAAGTGGAATTACTATGAAGGCTTTTTCTATCCCGGTTGTACTGGATCTCACCTTCGAAGTGTGTGTATTTATGGAGCTGCAGAATTAAGGTGGCTTATCAAAGATGGACACTGGTTTGCTAATAAATTTGATTCTAAGGTGGACCCTATCTTGATTAAATGCTTGGCAGAAAAGCTTGAAGAACAacagagaaactggatcactttGTCCTCAGAAAAGTTGTTTATGGATAGAAATCTCACAACCACATCATGA